The proteins below come from a single Candidatus Rokuibacteriota bacterium genomic window:
- a CDS encoding cytochrome c codes for MKYVFALVLLVVGAVAALEGGVLVMRWNDNMTQTPRVMPGERAFAMPVGSVPRAGGELYYPKEEREAAALRKNPVPATPASVKTGGGLFAIYCVPCHGTSGKGDGLVTPKFVPPPDLTNADLQKGRTDGYWQSYLSVGGAIMPPYGEALSPEERWHVVNYVRSLAQR; via the coding sequence ATGAAGTACGTCTTCGCCCTCGTGCTGCTGGTGGTGGGCGCGGTGGCGGCGCTGGAGGGCGGCGTCCTCGTGATGCGCTGGAACGACAACATGACGCAGACGCCCCGGGTGATGCCCGGCGAGCGGGCCTTCGCGATGCCGGTGGGCAGCGTGCCGCGCGCCGGCGGCGAGCTCTACTACCCCAAGGAGGAGCGGGAGGCGGCGGCATTGCGGAAGAACCCGGTGCCGGCCACCCCCGCGTCCGTCAAGACGGGCGGGGGGCTGTTCGCGATCTACTGCGTACCCTGCCATGGGACCTCTGGCAAGGGCGATGGGCTCGTGACGCCGAAGTTCGTGCCGCCCCCGGATCTCACCAACGCGGACCTGCAGAAGGGCCGCACCGACGGTTACTGGCAGAGCTATCTCAGCGTGGGCGGGGCGATCATGCCGCCCTACGGCGAGGCGCTCTCGCCCGAGGAGCGGTGGCACGTGGTGAACTACGTGAGGAGCCTGGCGCAGAGATGA
- a CDS encoding tetratricopeptide repeat protein: MTWLPGGCYRRPIVLHAFSPPMLRRLAGCALSAAALAGCAWDDSGRRAVVEIASAQRELVEMRRLHDGSAREVSELQSRMRGLEAEMAALGREIRSAAAGLAELQVALRVRSAPVAEGRGAAPEAAPPPGARTAAPPAPAQPPEPERLFASAQANLRAREPGQAVLELTDLIARFPRHPLAPAAQLWIGEAYYQQRDFRQALVELRTLVEEYARSPQVPDALLKIGLCHRALGEPAGAGAAWRRLASEHPRSEAAARARALLAAAQRGATLRSR; this comes from the coding sequence TTGACTTGGCTTCCGGGCGGGTGCTACCGTCGCCCCATCGTGCTGCACGCCTTCTCTCCTCCCATGCTGCGCCGGCTCGCCGGCTGCGCGCTCTCCGCCGCGGCGTTGGCCGGCTGCGCCTGGGACGACAGCGGGCGCCGCGCCGTCGTCGAGATCGCCTCGGCGCAGAGAGAGCTTGTGGAGATGCGGCGGCTCCACGACGGGAGCGCGCGGGAAGTGAGCGAGCTCCAGTCGCGGATGCGGGGACTCGAGGCGGAGATGGCCGCGCTCGGGCGGGAGATCAGGAGCGCGGCCGCGGGACTCGCAGAGCTCCAGGTCGCGCTGCGCGTGCGCAGCGCCCCCGTCGCCGAGGGCCGGGGGGCGGCGCCCGAGGCGGCTCCGCCCCCCGGCGCACGGACTGCGGCCCCGCCGGCCCCCGCGCAGCCGCCTGAGCCGGAGCGGCTGTTCGCCAGCGCCCAGGCCAATCTCCGGGCGCGCGAGCCCGGGCAGGCGGTGCTGGAGCTCACCGACCTGATTGCGCGCTTCCCACGGCATCCGCTCGCGCCGGCGGCGCAGCTCTGGATCGGCGAGGCGTACTACCAGCAGCGCGACTTCCGCCAGGCGCTGGTCGAGCTGCGCACTCTCGTGGAGGAGTACGCGCGGAGCCCGCAGGTTCCGGACGCCCTCCTCAAGATCGGGCTGTGCCACCGCGCTCTCGGAGAGCCCGCGGGTGCCGGCGCCGCCTGGCGCCGGCTCGCGAGCGAGCATCCGCGGAGCGAGGCCGCCGCGCGCGCCCGCGCCCTCCTGGCGGCGGCGCAGCGCGGCGCCACGCTCCGGTCGCGCTGA
- the argB gene encoding acetylglutamate kinase codes for MAGIIEKAEILLEALPYIRAFQGKSVVIKYGGAAMEQGPLKEQFARDVLLLRLVGIRPVIVHGGGPQIGALMKRLGKEPEFVGGMRVTDAETVEIVEMVLVGKINKEIVALINLHGGRAVGLSGKDGNLIRARKRMHRGPDGGLVDIGLVGEVVAIDPEVLALLEDNGLIPVLAPVGVGAGGETYNINADLVAGEVAAALRAEKLVHLTDVKGIAGEDGALISTLTRQEAERLIKAGVIEGGMLPKVESALTALRGGAAKAHIIDGRVPHALLLEIFTREGIGTEIVL; via the coding sequence ATGGCCGGCATCATCGAGAAGGCCGAGATCCTCCTCGAGGCCCTGCCGTACATCCGCGCCTTCCAGGGCAAGAGCGTCGTCATCAAGTACGGGGGCGCGGCCATGGAGCAGGGGCCGCTGAAGGAACAGTTCGCCCGGGACGTGCTGCTGCTGCGCCTCGTCGGGATCCGCCCGGTCATCGTGCACGGCGGCGGGCCGCAGATCGGCGCGCTCATGAAGCGGCTGGGCAAGGAGCCCGAGTTCGTGGGCGGCATGCGCGTCACGGACGCCGAGACCGTCGAGATCGTCGAGATGGTGCTCGTGGGCAAGATCAACAAGGAGATCGTGGCGCTCATCAACCTGCACGGCGGCCGGGCGGTGGGGCTGTCGGGCAAGGACGGCAACCTGATCCGGGCGCGGAAGCGGATGCACCGGGGTCCCGACGGGGGGCTCGTGGACATCGGGCTGGTGGGCGAGGTCGTGGCCATCGACCCCGAGGTGCTCGCCCTGCTCGAGGACAACGGCCTCATCCCGGTGCTCGCGCCGGTGGGCGTCGGGGCCGGGGGCGAGACCTACAACATCAACGCCGACCTCGTGGCCGGCGAGGTGGCGGCGGCGCTGCGCGCCGAGAAGCTGGTCCACCTGACGGACGTCAAGGGCATCGCGGGCGAGGACGGCGCGCTGATCTCGACGCTCACCCGGCAGGAGGCCGAGCGGCTCATCAAGGCCGGTGTGATCGAGGGCGGCATGCTCCCCAAGGTGGAATCGGCGCTGACGGCGCTCCGGGGCGGGGCGGCCAAGGCGCACATCATCGACGGCCGCGTCCCCCATGCGCTGCTGCTGGAGATCTTCACCCGGGAGGGGATCGGCACCGAGATCGTCCTGTGA
- the argF gene encoding ornithine carbamoyltransferase → MRCCWRSSPGRGSAPRSSCEAGRAARREEGSRREPRGHQAAAGVVRQAPHDVRQAVPRGPGARRGGARLGHRRQGVPRLHRRHRGDGAGALPPAGGGDHAGAGHGAAPRLELLPHPTADPSRQAPLRALLRRPRLLLQLGGRGQRDRDQARPQVGQDPWRQRPRRHHQHAGRVSRPHARHGDGHGSGEVPPRLRAAPGWLQVRPLRRPQGPRAGHRQPHGRRARGAHPGRGRREHPRRWLPAGRAEALRRGRHRADPRRDPDRHGPDGPALVPRACGDRARHHDAGQGACQRCPHRGHAGDGGGGAGLHPRQPRHHLRRQPARHGGGADRARHDARGAAPRAGRSPGTPPARAARGAARAPARDDPGRAGARAPGGRGSDAARGRRRDRLPRAGAPGPHRRGEHAPHGPAARRRGGRRGAGRGHRRRGAGGAQAVKHFLSIRDLERDEVQRLFRLTAELKQRQRARAGGAPLAGRSMALIFEKPSLRTRVTFEVGMFQLGGSAVYLSGQEIGFGTRETVPDVARNLSRWVDIITARVFAHEAVEELARHAAVPVINGLSDLEHPCQAMADFFTLWERGLDLSRTRLAWVGDGNNVCHSVLLLAALTGTAVTVCTPPGYEPQPAVVDACRALGGRVTLTVEPREAVEGADVVYTDVWISMGQEQERERRQEVFQRYQVNDTLLRFAGRQALVMHCLPAHRGEEITDAVLDGPQSVVLDQAENRLHAQKGIILHLLGHG, encoded by the coding sequence ATGCGCTGCTGCTGGAGATCTTCACCCGGGAGGGGATCGGCACCGAGATCGTCCTGTGAGGCGGGCCGCGCCGCGCGACGCGAGGAAGGAAGCCGGAGGGAGCCCCGTGGACACCAAGCAGCTGCTGGAGTGGTCCGACAAGCACCTCATGACGTTCGCCAAGCGGTACCCCGTGGCCCTGGTGCGCGGCGAGGGGGTGCGCGTCTGGGACACCGACGGCAGGGAGTACCTCGACTTCACCGGCGGCATCGCGGTGACGGCGCTGGGGCACTCCCACCCGCGGGTGGTGGGGACCATGCGGGAGCAGGCCACGGCGCTGCTCCACGTCTCGAACTACTTCCACATCCCACAGCAGATCCATCTCGCCAAGCTCCTCTGCGAGCACTCCTTCGCCGACCGCGTCTTCTTCTCCAACTCGGGGGCCGAGGCCAACGAGACCGCGATCAAGCTCGCCCGCAAGTGGGCCAAGACCCATGGCGGCAGCGACCGCGGCGACATCATCAGCATGCGGGGAGGGTTTCACGGCCGCACGCTCGCCACGGTGACGGCCACGGCTCAGGAGAAGTACCACCACGGCTTCGAGCCGCTCCCGGGTGGCTTCAAGTACGTCCCCTTCGACGACCTCAAGGCCCTCGAGCGGGCCATCGACAGCCGCACGGCCGGCGTGCTCGTGGAGCCCATCCAGGGCGAGGGAGGCGTGAACATCCCCGGCGATGGCTACCTGCCGGGCGTGCGGAAGCTCTGCGACGAGGCCGGCATCGCGCTGATCCTCGACGAGATCCAGACCGGCATGGGCCGGACGGGCCGGCTCTGGTGCCACGAGCATGCGGGGATCGTGCCCGACATCATGACGCTGGCCAAGGCGCTTGCCAACGGTGTCCCCATCGGGGCCACGCTGGCGACGGAGGAGGTGGCGCAGGTCTTCACCCCCGGCAGCCACGGCACCACCTTCGGCGGCAACCCGCTCGCCACGGCGGTGGGGCTGACCGTGCTCGGCACGATGCTCGAGGAGCGGCTCCCCGAGCGGGCCGCTCGCCTGGGACGCCTCCTGCTCGAGCGGCTCGAGGCGCTGCGCGCGCGCCAGCCCGAGATGATCCGGGCCGTGCGGGGGCGCGGGCTCCTGGTGGGCGTGGATCTGACGCCGCCCGTGGGAGACGTCGTGACCGCCTGCCGCGAGCGGGGGCTCCTGGTCCTCACCGCCGGGGAGAACACGCTCCGCATGGCCCCGCCGCTCGTCGTCGGGGAGGCCGACGCGGCGCGGGCCGTGGACATCGTCGGCGAGGCGCTGGGGGCGCTCAGGCGGTGAAGCACTTCCTCTCCATCCGCGACCTCGAGCGGGACGAGGTCCAGCGCCTCTTCCGCCTGACGGCCGAGCTCAAGCAGCGGCAGCGGGCGCGGGCCGGCGGGGCACCGCTCGCCGGGCGCAGCATGGCGCTCATCTTCGAGAAGCCCTCGCTCCGGACTCGCGTCACCTTCGAGGTCGGCATGTTCCAGCTCGGCGGGTCGGCCGTGTATCTGTCGGGCCAGGAGATCGGCTTCGGGACGCGCGAGACGGTGCCGGATGTCGCGCGGAACCTCTCCCGCTGGGTGGACATCATCACCGCCCGCGTCTTCGCCCACGAGGCGGTCGAGGAGCTGGCCCGCCACGCCGCCGTGCCGGTGATCAACGGGCTGTCGGATCTCGAGCACCCCTGTCAGGCCATGGCCGACTTCTTCACGCTCTGGGAGCGGGGGCTCGACCTCTCCCGGACACGGCTGGCCTGGGTGGGCGACGGCAACAACGTCTGCCACTCCGTGCTCCTGCTGGCGGCGCTGACCGGCACCGCCGTGACCGTCTGCACGCCGCCGGGCTACGAGCCGCAGCCGGCGGTGGTGGATGCCTGCCGGGCGCTCGGCGGGCGCGTCACGCTGACGGTGGAGCCTCGCGAGGCCGTCGAGGGGGCGGACGTCGTCTACACCGACGTGTGGATCAGCATGGGACAGGAGCAGGAGCGCGAGCGGCGGCAGGAGGTCTTCCAGCGCTACCAGGTCAACGACACCCTGCTCCGCTTCGCGGGCAGGCAGGCCCTCGTCATGCACTGCCTGCCGGCGCATCGCGGGGAGGAGATCACGGACGCGGTCCTCGACGGACCCCAGAGCGTCGTCCTGGACCAGGCGGAGAACCGGCTTCACGCCCAGAAGGGCATCATCCTGCACCTCCTGGGCCACGGATAG
- the hslV gene encoding ATP-dependent protease subunit HslV has product MKDLEGRARVRATTVLCVRHQGGVALGGDGQVSIGQTVVKASARKVRKIYHGRVLAGFAGAAADAFTLFGKFEAKLDEHRGNLPRAAVELAKDWRLDRVLRRLEALLAVADGESSFIVSGTGDVIEPDDGLIGIGSGGPYALAAARALCKHSSLDAREVAEQALRIAAGICVYTNDHITVEVLE; this is encoded by the coding sequence ATGAAGGATCTGGAGGGCCGCGCGCGCGTCCGCGCCACCACCGTGCTCTGCGTGCGGCACCAGGGGGGAGTGGCGCTCGGGGGCGACGGGCAGGTGTCCATCGGCCAAACGGTCGTCAAGGCCTCGGCGCGGAAGGTCCGCAAGATCTACCACGGGCGGGTGCTGGCGGGCTTCGCGGGCGCGGCGGCGGACGCCTTCACGCTCTTCGGCAAGTTCGAGGCCAAGCTCGACGAGCATCGCGGCAACCTGCCGCGCGCGGCGGTGGAGCTGGCCAAGGACTGGCGGCTGGACCGCGTGCTGCGCCGCCTCGAGGCGCTGCTGGCGGTGGCCGACGGGGAGTCGTCCTTCATCGTCTCGGGCACGGGCGACGTGATCGAGCCCGACGACGGGCTGATCGGCATCGGCTCGGGCGGGCCCTATGCGCTGGCCGCCGCGCGCGCCCTCTGCAAGCACTCGAGCCTGGATGCCCGGGAGGTCGCCGAGCAGGCGCTCCGGATCGCGGCGGGCATCTGCGTCTACACCAACGATCACATCACCGTCGAGGTGCTCGAATGA
- a CDS encoding molybdopterin molybdotransferase MoeA: MISVEEALGRILSCITVLGNERVPLLQALHRVLDESVTARLDIPPWPNSSMDGYALCSADTAAAAPAEPARLRLCGRVPAGAVAERPLRPGQAVRIFTGAPLPDDADAVIPQEDVTVERDTVVIGRRVAPGECVRRRGEDMRTGDTVLERGRALGPAEIGLLATLGHQPVCVVRRPVVGILSTGDELVDLPGTLGPGQIPNSNTYALMGQVLEAGAEPVNLGIARDRLEEIVERLSWGLGCDLLISSGGVSVGEHDLVKAALGQLGAQQHLWMVNMRPGKPITFATLRGGREASLPVFGLPGNPVSAMVTFELFVRPALLRMGGHARLARPVVQARALGPIVNQGRRRGYLRVRTEPVDGGLGARLTGEQGSGILRSMVAADGLAIVPGDTVIAPGEPVEVMLLRNA, from the coding sequence GTGATCTCGGTCGAAGAGGCGCTCGGCCGCATCCTCTCGTGCATCACGGTCCTCGGGAACGAGCGCGTCCCGCTCCTGCAGGCGCTCCACCGAGTGCTCGACGAGAGCGTGACCGCGCGGCTGGACATCCCGCCGTGGCCCAACTCCTCCATGGACGGCTATGCCCTCTGCAGCGCCGACACCGCGGCGGCCGCGCCGGCGGAGCCGGCGCGGCTGCGGCTGTGCGGGCGGGTGCCCGCGGGCGCCGTGGCGGAGCGGCCGCTCCGGCCGGGCCAGGCCGTCCGCATCTTCACCGGCGCGCCGCTGCCAGACGACGCCGACGCCGTGATCCCGCAGGAAGACGTGACGGTCGAGAGAGACACGGTGGTGATCGGCCGGCGCGTGGCGCCCGGCGAGTGCGTGCGGCGCCGGGGCGAGGACATGCGGACAGGGGACACGGTGCTGGAGCGGGGGCGCGCGCTGGGGCCCGCGGAGATCGGGCTCCTCGCCACGCTCGGCCATCAGCCCGTGTGCGTGGTGCGGCGCCCGGTGGTGGGCATCCTCTCTACCGGCGACGAGCTGGTGGACCTGCCCGGCACGCTCGGGCCGGGGCAGATCCCGAACTCGAACACCTACGCGCTGATGGGGCAGGTGCTCGAGGCGGGCGCGGAGCCCGTGAATCTCGGGATCGCCCGGGACAGGCTGGAGGAGATCGTCGAGCGGCTTTCCTGGGGGCTCGGCTGCGATCTGCTGATCTCCTCCGGCGGGGTGTCCGTGGGCGAACACGATCTCGTCAAGGCGGCTCTCGGGCAGCTCGGGGCCCAGCAGCACCTCTGGATGGTCAACATGCGGCCGGGCAAGCCGATCACCTTCGCGACGCTCCGCGGCGGACGCGAGGCGTCGCTGCCGGTGTTCGGGCTGCCCGGCAATCCGGTCTCCGCCATGGTCACCTTCGAGCTCTTCGTGCGCCCGGCTCTCCTGCGTATGGGCGGGCATGCGCGGCTGGCACGGCCCGTGGTGCAGGCGCGCGCGCTCGGGCCCATCGTCAATCAAGGGCGGCGCCGGGGGTATCTGCGCGTGAGGACCGAGCCCGTGGACGGGGGCCTCGGCGCGCGCCTCACCGGCGAGCAGGGCTCGGGGATCCTGCGCTCCATGGTCGCCGCCGACGGCCTCGCCATCGTCCCCGGTGACACGGTGATCGCGCCCGGGGAACCCGTCGAGGTGATGCTACTCAGAAACGCGTAG
- the hslU gene encoding ATP-dependent protease ATPase subunit HslU, producing the protein MNALTPAQIVAELDRYIVGQERAKRAVAIALRNRWRRQNLPPGLRDEVAPKNIIMIGPTGVGKTEIARRLAKLSQAPFLKVEASKYTEVGYVGRDVESMVRDITELSVTMVKAEMAAAVREKAEAQAEERVLDLLLPRRPGEAFSSSTLEEVSHEASRDATREKLRAQLRAGKLDERVIEMDVSDQSNPMLQVFSGQGMEEVGINLKDMLSHILPGRTRRRRLRIGEARRFLEQEEAQKLVDAEEAVAQAIVRVEDSGIIFLDELDKIAGREGGHGPDVSREGVQRDLLPIVEGSTVATKYGMVRTDHILFIAAGAFHVAKPSDLIPELQGRFPIRVELEPLTREDFVRILSEPENALTRQYVELLKTEGVSLRFTGDAVEAVAEIASLVNQRTENIGARRLYTIMERLLDEISFSAPDMAGKEVVLDGAQVHARLAEVLEDEDLSRYIL; encoded by the coding sequence ATGAACGCGCTCACGCCGGCCCAGATCGTCGCCGAGCTGGACCGGTACATCGTCGGGCAGGAGCGGGCCAAGCGCGCCGTGGCCATCGCGCTCAGGAACCGCTGGCGGCGCCAGAACCTGCCGCCGGGGCTCCGCGACGAGGTGGCCCCGAAGAACATCATCATGATCGGGCCCACGGGGGTCGGGAAGACCGAGATCGCCCGCCGGCTCGCCAAGCTCTCGCAGGCCCCTTTCCTCAAGGTGGAGGCCTCCAAGTACACGGAGGTCGGCTACGTGGGCCGGGACGTGGAGTCCATGGTGCGCGACATCACGGAGCTGTCGGTGACCATGGTGAAGGCCGAGATGGCGGCCGCGGTCCGGGAGAAGGCCGAGGCCCAGGCCGAGGAGCGGGTGCTCGACCTCCTGCTGCCGCGGCGACCCGGCGAGGCCTTCAGCAGCAGCACGCTCGAGGAGGTCTCGCACGAGGCCTCCCGCGACGCCACGCGGGAGAAGCTCCGGGCGCAGCTGCGCGCCGGCAAGCTCGACGAGCGCGTCATCGAGATGGACGTCTCCGACCAGTCCAATCCCATGCTCCAGGTCTTCTCGGGGCAGGGCATGGAGGAGGTCGGCATCAACCTGAAGGACATGCTGTCGCACATCCTCCCCGGGCGCACGCGCCGGCGCCGGCTCCGGATCGGGGAGGCCCGCCGGTTCCTCGAGCAGGAGGAGGCGCAGAAGCTCGTGGACGCGGAGGAGGCCGTGGCCCAGGCCATCGTGCGCGTCGAGGACTCCGGGATCATCTTCCTGGACGAGCTGGACAAGATCGCCGGGCGCGAGGGAGGACACGGGCCCGACGTCTCCCGGGAGGGGGTCCAGCGGGACCTCTTGCCCATCGTGGAGGGCTCGACGGTCGCCACCAAGTACGGGATGGTGCGCACCGACCATATCCTGTTCATCGCGGCCGGGGCCTTCCACGTGGCGAAGCCCTCCGACCTGATCCCGGAGCTACAGGGCCGCTTCCCCATCCGCGTCGAGCTGGAGCCCTTGACGCGGGAGGACTTTGTCCGCATTCTGAGCGAGCCGGAGAATGCGCTCACCCGGCAGTACGTGGAGCTGCTGAAGACGGAGGGCGTGTCGCTCCGCTTCACCGGCGACGCCGTGGAGGCCGTGGCCGAGATCGCCTCCCTGGTGAACCAGCGGACGGAGAACATCGGGGCGCGGCGGCTCTACACGATCATGGAGCGGCTCCTGGACGAGATCTCGTTCTCGGCCCCGGACATGGCCGGCAAGGAGGTCGTGCTCGACGGGGCCCAGGTCCACGCGCGGCTGGCCGAGGTCCTCGAGGACGAGGACCTCTCGCGGTACATCCTCTAG
- the dprA gene encoding DNA-protecting protein DprA — translation MTRIYRETMSEAQRGAAAWREGVPSSGAVASGGAVAREVQLVRRGDAGFPLLLREIPAPPERLHLRGCLLDEDALAVAVVGSRQATPYGIAVAERLAFDLAARGVTVVSGLARGIDSAAHRGALEAGGRTIAVLGSGLDVIYPPENRRLAARIAAQGAVVSQYAMDARALPQHFPERNRVIAGLSLGVVVVEAAEKSGSLITARHALELGREVMAVPGRITSPTSRGAHRLLKDGAAPVEGWEDVVAQLPRRFRDCVSATALPGPRADGCMQAGDDERRLLALLGEEPVGIDELIARSGLGAGRTAALLQALALDGVARQLPGARFVRAGRA, via the coding sequence ATGACACGTATCTACCGGGAGACGATGAGCGAGGCGCAGCGAGGCGCGGCGGCGTGGCGTGAGGGTGTGCCGTCGTCCGGCGCCGTTGCGAGCGGCGGTGCGGTGGCGCGCGAGGTCCAGCTCGTGCGGCGCGGGGACGCGGGCTTCCCGTTGCTCCTGCGAGAGATCCCGGCGCCGCCCGAGCGCCTGCACCTGCGGGGATGCCTCCTCGACGAGGACGCGCTCGCGGTGGCGGTGGTGGGATCGCGCCAGGCCACGCCCTATGGGATCGCGGTGGCGGAGCGGCTCGCCTTCGATCTCGCGGCGCGCGGCGTGACGGTGGTGAGCGGGCTCGCGCGCGGCATCGACAGCGCGGCCCATCGCGGCGCGCTCGAGGCCGGCGGGCGCACCATTGCGGTGCTCGGGTCGGGGCTCGACGTGATCTATCCGCCCGAGAACCGGCGGCTGGCGGCGCGCATCGCGGCGCAGGGCGCCGTGGTCTCGCAGTACGCGATGGACGCGCGGGCGCTGCCCCAGCACTTCCCGGAGCGCAACCGCGTGATCGCCGGGCTCTCGCTGGGCGTGGTCGTGGTGGAGGCGGCCGAGAAGAGCGGCTCGCTCATCACCGCCCGGCACGCGCTGGAACTGGGACGCGAGGTGATGGCGGTGCCCGGCCGGATCACCTCGCCCACGAGCCGCGGCGCGCATCGCCTGCTCAAGGACGGCGCCGCGCCGGTGGAGGGCTGGGAGGACGTCGTGGCCCAGCTCCCGCGGCGCTTCCGGGACTGCGTGAGCGCGACAGCTCTCCCCGGGCCCCGGGCGGACGGCTGCATGCAGGCCGGGGATGATGAACGGCGGCTCCTCGCGCTCCTGGGGGAGGAGCCGGTGGGCATCGACGAGCTCATCGCGCGGAGCGGGCTCGGGGCGGGCCGGACGGCCGCCCTGCTCCAGGCCCTCGCCCTCGATGGGGTGGCGAGACAGCTGCCGGGCGCCCGCTTCGTGCGGGCGGGACGCGCCTGA
- a CDS encoding YeeE/YedE family protein → MDDFNWTVHASALLTGLVFGYILQRGGFCLTRALSNAVLMRDFTILRAYLLALLVAIIGVHVLGALGLLQVPIRPFRWVANILGGLLFGVGMILSGGCSGSTWYRVGEGAVGAWVVLLGFAMGATTVSVGVLAPLRTWLQAPTVTVRGAAPTLHGLVGLSPWIVIALLAAVGAVFLFRGPAEPEHGKWPWAATGLAVGGMIAAGWWTSGFGDRPAGITFASNTGHLLTYPLVGYPTQVTWSMVLLLGVPVGAWVAAWRAGEFRWKLPPGWSLVKIFGGGLLMGGAALLAEGCNINQGLTNSATLSIGSLVTFASMALGGWLALRALYLRRG, encoded by the coding sequence GTGGACGACTTCAACTGGACCGTGCACGCTTCCGCGCTCCTCACCGGCCTCGTCTTCGGCTACATCCTCCAGCGCGGCGGCTTCTGCCTCACGCGGGCCCTGTCCAACGCCGTCCTCATGAGGGACTTCACCATCCTGCGGGCCTACCTGCTGGCGCTCCTCGTCGCCATCATCGGCGTGCACGTGCTGGGTGCGCTCGGGCTCCTCCAGGTGCCCATCCGCCCGTTCCGCTGGGTGGCCAATATCCTGGGCGGCCTGCTGTTCGGCGTGGGCATGATCCTCTCCGGCGGTTGCTCGGGAAGCACCTGGTACCGCGTCGGAGAGGGGGCGGTGGGCGCCTGGGTCGTCTTGCTGGGCTTCGCGATGGGCGCCACCACCGTCAGCGTGGGCGTGCTGGCGCCGCTGCGGACATGGCTGCAGGCGCCCACCGTCACCGTCCGCGGCGCCGCGCCGACGCTCCACGGTCTCGTGGGCCTCTCGCCGTGGATCGTCATTGCGTTGCTCGCCGCCGTCGGGGCCGTCTTCCTCTTCCGCGGCCCGGCCGAGCCCGAGCACGGCAAGTGGCCGTGGGCCGCCACGGGCCTGGCCGTGGGCGGGATGATCGCGGCGGGCTGGTGGACGTCTGGCTTCGGCGACCGGCCCGCCGGCATCACCTTCGCCTCCAACACGGGTCACCTGCTCACCTACCCCCTCGTGGGATATCCGACGCAGGTCACCTGGAGCATGGTGCTGCTGCTCGGCGTGCCCGTCGGCGCCTGGGTCGCCGCGTGGCGCGCGGGAGAGTTCCGCTGGAAGCTGCCGCCCGGGTGGAGCCTCGTGAAGATCTTCGGCGGAGGGCTCCTGATGGGCGGCGCGGCCCTGCTCGCCGAGGGCTGCAACATCAATCAGGGCCTGACCAACTCCGCGACGCTCAGCATCGGCAGCCTCGTGACCTTCGCCTCGATGGCCCTCGGTGGCTGGCTCGCCCTCCGGGCCCTCTACCTCCGCCGCGGCTGA
- the xerC gene encoding tyrosine recombinase XerC: MSGPIAAFLAHLDAERGASPHTLRGYAADLAEFQGFVSAEGASGLDDVDARLLRAYLVRLHQRRLARSSIARKLASVRSCFRFLARRGLVDGNPARQVRTPSVPRRLPSFLPPDESKELLDRSPAASAAGLRDHAILELLYASGLRVAECCGLDVDDLDRRRATVRVLGKGDKERVVPVGEAALAALDAYLVRRPEGGGPLFRNPRGGRLTPRSVHRIVRRLARAAGLTRRVSPHTLRHTFATDMLGAGADLRLIQELLGHSRLSTTQRYTHVSPEHLMKVYDRAHPRAT, translated from the coding sequence ATGTCCGGCCCCATCGCGGCCTTCCTCGCCCATCTCGACGCCGAGCGGGGGGCCTCCCCCCACACGCTCAGGGGCTACGCCGCCGATCTGGCCGAGTTCCAGGGCTTCGTGAGCGCAGAGGGCGCCTCGGGGCTGGATGACGTGGACGCGCGGCTCCTGCGGGCGTATCTCGTCAGGCTCCATCAGCGGCGGCTGGCCAGGAGCAGCATCGCGCGCAAGCTCGCCTCCGTGCGCTCCTGCTTCCGCTTCCTCGCCCGGCGCGGGCTCGTGGACGGCAACCCGGCGCGCCAGGTGCGCACCCCCAGTGTCCCCCGCCGCCTCCCGTCCTTCCTGCCCCCGGACGAGTCGAAGGAGCTGCTGGACCGGTCCCCGGCCGCGTCCGCGGCCGGCCTCCGAGACCACGCCATCCTCGAGCTGCTCTACGCCAGCGGGCTCCGGGTGGCCGAGTGCTGCGGGCTGGACGTGGACGACCTGGACCGCCGCCGGGCCACGGTCCGGGTCCTCGGCAAGGGCGACAAGGAGCGCGTGGTGCCGGTCGGCGAGGCCGCGCTCGCGGCGCTCGACGCCTACCTCGTCCGGCGGCCCGAGGGTGGCGGCCCCCTCTTCCGCAACCCGCGGGGCGGCCGGCTCACGCCGCGGAGCGTGCACCGGATCGTGAGGCGGCTGGCGCGCGCGGCGGGGCTCACCCGGCGTGTCTCGCCCCACACCTTGCGCCATACCTTCGCCACCGACATGCTGGGGGCGGGCGCGGATCTCCGGCTCATCCAGGAGCTCCTGGGCCACAGCCGGCTCTCCACGACGCAGCGCTACACCCACGTGAGCCCCGAGCACCTGATGAAGGTGTACGACCGGGCCCACCCGAGGGCGACATGA